From one Mytilus edulis chromosome 1, xbMytEdul2.2, whole genome shotgun sequence genomic stretch:
- the LOC139525145 gene encoding caspase-6-like isoform X1, with protein sequence MANQDEVDASHYKGEENTKSVPITHEIESNSGSANIAKVHLKQANYAISSVTAVIIDNETFESDLNLPDRKGSNVDSSSLFQSFQELGFETDLLNDATYDDMEEKFKDIKNDSEQLEKTGCLIVAILTHGEEDTVYLTDKSIKIKKVMSFFNAENCPELILKPKIFIFQAC encoded by the exons ATGGCAAATCAAGACGAAGTGGATGCTAGTCATTATAAAGGAGAAGAAAATACAAAATCAGTTCCCATTACTCATGAAATCGAAAG CAACTCTGGGTCAGCTAACATAGCAAAAGTTCATCTGAAGCAAGCAAACTATGCAATTAGTTCTGTTACGGCAGTAATAATCGACAACGAAACGTTCGAAAGTGATTTAAATTTACCTGATCGAAAAGGAAGTAATGTTGATTCTTCGTCCTTGTTCCAAAGTTTCCAGGAACTTGGATTTGAAACTGACCTCTTAAATGATGCCACATACGATGACATGGAAGAGAAATTTAAAGATA TAAAAAACGACAGCGAACAATTAGAGAAAACTGGCTGCCTCATTGTAGCTATATTGACACATGGGGAAGAGGACACTGTGTATTTGACAGATAaatctatcaaaataaaaaaggTGATGTCATTCTTCAATGCAGAAAACTGTCCAGAACTTATTTTGAAGCcaaaaatttttatttttcag GCATGTTGA
- the LOC139525145 gene encoding caspase-6-like isoform X2, which yields MANQDEVDASHYKGEENTKSVPITHEIESNSGSANIAKVHLKQANYAISSVTAVIIDNETFESDLNLPDRKGSNVDSSSLFQSFQELGFETDLLNDATYDDMEEKFKDIKNDSEQLEKTGCLIVAILTHGEEDTVYLTDKSIKIKKAC from the exons ATGGCAAATCAAGACGAAGTGGATGCTAGTCATTATAAAGGAGAAGAAAATACAAAATCAGTTCCCATTACTCATGAAATCGAAAG CAACTCTGGGTCAGCTAACATAGCAAAAGTTCATCTGAAGCAAGCAAACTATGCAATTAGTTCTGTTACGGCAGTAATAATCGACAACGAAACGTTCGAAAGTGATTTAAATTTACCTGATCGAAAAGGAAGTAATGTTGATTCTTCGTCCTTGTTCCAAAGTTTCCAGGAACTTGGATTTGAAACTGACCTCTTAAATGATGCCACATACGATGACATGGAAGAGAAATTTAAAGATA TAAAAAACGACAGCGAACAATTAGAGAAAACTGGCTGCCTCATTGTAGCTATATTGACACATGGGGAAGAGGACACTGTGTATTTGACAGATAaatctatcaaaataaaaaag GCATGTTGA